A genomic region of Sciurus carolinensis chromosome 7, mSciCar1.2, whole genome shotgun sequence contains the following coding sequences:
- the Lyrm2 gene encoding LOW QUALITY PROTEIN: LYR motif-containing protein 2 (The sequence of the model RefSeq protein was modified relative to this genomic sequence to represent the inferred CDS: deleted 1 base in 1 codon): MAASRLPPATLTLKQFMRRQQVLMLYRRILQAIRQVSNDSDRKYLKDWAREEFKRNKSATEEEAIRMMITQGTMQLKELEKTLALAKS; the protein is encoded by the exons ATGGCCGCTTCCCGGTTACCTCCAGCAACGCTAACGCTAAAGCAG TTCATGAGAAGGCAACAAGTCCTCATGCTCTACAGGAGGATTTTGCAAGCAATTCGGCAAGTTTCAAATGATTCTGATCGCAAGTACCTGAAGGACTGGGCAAGGGAAgaattc aaaagaaacaaaagtgcCACAGAAGAG GAGGCAATCCGGATGATGATTACTCAAGGCACTATGCAGCTAAAGGAGTTAGAAAAAACACTTGCTTTAGCAAAATCTTAA